The sequence CGTTTAACCTCTAAGTTGTGTTGttggatgctgtgttgctgtaaacccccttgaggcagatttgtgatttgtgatattgggctatacaaataaaattgacttgacatatgTTTTCAGCCAATGAGAGGGGTGCTGGAAAAACACTGGCAAAAGCAGCCAAAacaatactgggggggggggggggaggcaacaCTTAACAGTTTTTAACATAGCCTAGAGTGGTCCAGCCATGTCGTCACTCTGTAAGACAAAATTAGCCAAAAGACAATTGATGGTGGCCCAAGCGGCCTCTAGAAGCCTCTACTCAGTTTGTTACAATGAGCGAAGGGAAATTTGTGCTTTTGGGATGGTTCACAGACCGAAATTTCCATTGTATTTttgtcttaaaaaaaaatccccaagatCTGAGTTTCACACAAGGTTAAATAGCCAACTAAATTTGCTCTACGAGTTTGTTATGTTGTCTTCAAAGGAGTTGGTGGTTTCGACAGGGAAGTCGAGCACACATTATGTGTGAAGTTGTGACAACACCATTGGGCGGAGGCTAACAACTTAGCTGTTAGCGGGTCCATCTCATACTTTCAAGCAAGTAATGCAAAGGTATAGCTAGCCCCAAATGGGACCCCATCTCTTTTGTAACGGTCTGCTATTCTGAAATGGTTTCCCATCTCAGTGGAACCTACAGTAAGACTCACTGCCCAATCGCCACGGGGTCGGCCCCCTTCAATCGAGCGGTTAGCAACGTCTACATTTGTCTCTGTTACGTTGGTGGCaggggtgggatccggaagtgcacagatcctcataagtctctctggagcgcgggaataacaaagcgcgagggtgcgcttccgggagagggtgactactgtaacctacaaaaagacccctttagtcgagcggttggcgatgtcaCCTCGCAATGCAGTAcaacgccggatcgaatcccgcagcgggcggcaatatgctcggttacatcaGTGACCGGTTAGGAGGCGATGGGGTTACAAATGGAGCTAGGGTATAGGCTAGCTAAAGATAGGAAAAGACAACATCATTTGGAATGTCAGACTACCGTATAATAATGCTAACAATCCACCACAAAACCGAGGTCCATGGGTTTTGCCATTTTTAAAAATGACGTAATCATGTCACAGCCACATCTCGTGAACTCGGGGCCGAAAGACAATTTCCTTTTCTCAAGTTGTAAATACCAAAAAAGGGGTTGTTCAAATGGGCTTTTCTCGTGCACACAGTAAATAAGACCCCCTTTGAAGGCGCCACTACTACAAAATGAAGTCACACTGGGCTACTATGGCCCTAACTTGCCAATGCGGTGGCCAAGCTAGCCAGCAATGTAATTAGCAACATTGCCCTCATTACTGCTTCCAATGTCATGAGGGCTACAACTATAAGCATTTGACAAAGACCTTGTTTGGGAGagattttgggtgtgtgtgtgggggggggggcaaataagaAAATATAAAGGGGGTTTTGGGCTGTGAGCCATGCACCATCTTGGGGCTAATTTCATACTACAAAGTGACAATGTGGCTCCTCTACCTTATcgggcaaaacacacacacaaaatcttaaaaaaaaaaggttataagtAGATTGAGGTGTGGTGGTTTGGGAAAACATTGCCTCTATTCCCCAAAAAATACTGACCAGAATCAGTCAGACACCATTTACTTTATAGGCAGGCGATAGGGCGAcagaaatgattaaaaaaaatgtaccaCAATACTGAGTAGCTAGTCCTAGACCTGGGATAAAAGCAAAGTCCCAGGGAAAGAGGATTGCGGCCCAGCATTTACAGATAATCTTTGGGACGAGGGAGGGCGAGAGAAACCTAGCAATACTGTTAACAAAATGAAGGAAAAAGAGAGCATCGGGCTCGCTTATCTCTGAAAGGCTCCTGCTACCCAACCCGCTCAGATGAATAAAGAGGTTTTAACCTAATTTCTCATATCCAACACCACTCTCACCCTCACcgaccagagagaaagacaggaataGATTTAAACAGAAAGAATATGTTAAAGCATCTGAATAAAACCATTAAAGCATCTGAATGGAACCATTTACGCAAAAGGAATACAACAGGAATATATTGTATTAGATGCTTTATAGCTTGAGGCTGCACTTCAATACAGTCGACCCTCAAGCTTTCAGCGAATAGGCTGGTTTCCATCAAACACTTATTCACTCCTATCTCGGGAGCATTTTGTGTcaggaaattaaaaaaatatatatatattaaactgaCAGACATTAAAATAGGTCTGCATAGGATAGCTTAAGCCATTTCAGCTTTGGCAAATTTAGTGCTTGCAAATGATTTCAGGTAAGGATGTGGTGCTTGCCTTGAGACAATACTGCGGTTTGGTCAACCATCGTGTTTCTCATCCTTGACTCATCAGATGGAAATAGAGATGTTGGTCAAAATGAAGATCAAACACCAGTGTAGCCTGTGAACTATACGATCTAACCAAAGCTTTACAGTGCCCTCTGGTGGGCGAAGTACAGAAACACAATGGGATTTGCAGCTGGAAAACAATCAGTGCCGACTGAGCTAATAGATTAGTATACTTGGCTGTGACTAGAAATCTATTGGACATGATCCTGATGCTGTAAGCCTCATCCATCTTGTTCCCCAAGAAGGCTTAAGAATCACATGGCATTATTTGTAAATATTAATTGACCCATGTTTATGTAATATTACATATAGTCAAAGAAACCACTATGCTTTATTGCAACACACCAGTGCAAAATAGCCATCATAATCGATGAATTAATCAATACGTTGCTTCCACTTTTTGACAAGGGACCGCTTGCAGCATTTTATCGAATCGAGTATTCAGTTTCATTCAGTTGAAAGTTCCCCTGCGGTGCCAGGAGATACCGGACATAATGGGAAATAACTCTCGATTAGTAGGAAGGTTGTTGGTGCTCGGAACCAAGGACGGAGCTGCTCACCTGTTCAGCACCATGGCCAGCTCTCcgttgctttcttttttttttgagcgggttggggggggggtcacctcaTGGTGTAGTTTTCCTGGTATGACAGGAGGCCTGCTGTTTCTTGCCTGCCCCTATGTCTGTTGGCTCATTGTTTTACTGTTGACAGCCTATGTCACAGAAGAAAATACCTATCCATGTGAAAAGTAATTAAGTCTTGTGAATCCCTTTTAGGGTGAAGAGACTTCTTGATTTTTAATTTAGTTCTAAGTCACTGCTGAGACTTCCGTGCCTTCTGCTCTTTGAGGAAGCACACATGTAATTCCAGATGGCTGGCATCGATGAAGGACATCGTCAAAAGCAGCTGCTCTTCAGTCTCattaagtacttttttttttgtcttctagGTCTCCCAGTGGTCGTCCATCTGTCTTACAATTTCACAGCAACTAAGTGTGATAAGGCTAGTTATGGTTCTCCATGCTGATATTTTGATTACAACTCCCATCACACTACTGATACCGCTGACTGGGCCCGGTCTCGGTTTAGAGCTGCATGTGGGATTGCAGATGACTGGCAGTGCCACATCTCACACACAAATCACATTTCTGTCTTATATCTGCTTGCCTTGTGCTAATAAGAAATAGTTGCAACGTTGTCGTATAAATTCAACTCTTTCTGATGACAAGTTGTCTAAGAGGGCTTTTGtgcttctgtttttatttttatttttttccctctggATTTTTGTAGTTCTATCCATAAATCACATCAagctgcatcagttcatctggacacaacatttattgagagaaacatttcatcactcatctaagtgtgaCTTCttgatgagcgatgaaacatttctctcagtaaacatgtctagatggactgattcaactttctgtaatttccttacctggattattgagcgtgcattaaGACATCTATCCATAAATCTTACTCAGCTTTTAAGGACAGACCACCTTTCTAGCTTCTATCCTACCACACACTGCAGTCAATGCAGAATAGAGGCATAAATCTctatgtcaaagaaggttgaatcagttgatctggatacAGGGTTTATAgacagatgtgtttcatcactcaattaaGTGACAGCTtccgtctaaactgactgcaggtatccccacccttatatacaacaTAGTACAATACAGAtgcctaatgaccgaaaccatCGGCCAGTTTCATatccaaatatggatgtgaccactAACTAGCGTTTCAAAGACCATGTGCAATGGCCATCATTAATGGCCAtcattaatggtcacacccatattttcaCATGAAACTGCTCATTGGTTTCATTCGTTATACATCtgccgccattttacaatgctatgattgcaacattccctaatcctctgtgaatattacacATGGCCTTGGAAACTCTAATTagtggtcacatccatatttgcatatgaaactggtccatggtttcggtcgttaggcaactgtattgtactgtattgtttataaggggtggggatacctgcagtcagtttagactgaagatgtcacttcattgagtgatgaaacatattggtcaataaatgctgtatccagatgaactgattcaaccttctttgagtttcttacctggattattgagcatgcatcaagacataaatCTCTATGCTTTTATTCTATAGGCACTTATAATTAAATAGGACATCTTATTTATACTAATTTCTATTAGCGTTAAACAGCTTATTCTAACCCTCCTCTGCCTGCTTCAATGGGAGGTCCAGTAagatgtctctctttttttttaatatgagccTTAATAGCACATTAAGCGTTTCACTTTTCAAGAGAAATAATTACTACAGTTAAAAATAAATGTTACATTTATGTTGAAATGTATATCAGGCATAGGGAAAGCGGCTGCTCTACACCCTATCTAGTACTAATTGTATCGAATTCCCTTGAAGAAAATTGATGATAGGAGTCAGAATGTACTCAACGGAAGTTTTTAATGGTCAGATGGGAAAAACCTTTCATCGGTAAgggggcataacaaatataaaagTCTGACAAGGATTTAACTAAAACCATGAATCAAAAACGACATAAAGCTAACAGCAAAGGGATTGTCTTTTGTCAAAGCTTTAAGCTGCCTACGGCTACAGAAAAACACCTTCACCCTCCTTTTAGGAGAGATTGAGTCAGAGAACAAGAGCACAGGTTTTCAAAGTCTGTTCCCATGCTAAACAGAACCTGAGAGAGCGGCATTTACCCTAAATGTCCCAGAGCTCTGCTCCTTTTTCCTACTCACAAGGTCCTGAAAGGTAGAGATGGGCAAAGATGCACTCTTGTCCCTCCGGGGGGCTTGAACCAAGTCCACCACCGTGCAACTGGACTTAGGACGCCTGCGTCTTAACGCCCGTTTCTCGGCCCTGGTCTTGGGTGCGGGAAGGCCCTCGCAGATTCGAGTGCAGGCTTTGGTGATGCCACAGAAGGAGGGGTCATCCGACTGAGAGGAGCCCTCGGAGCTGCCCTCTGTGGGCGAGTCTCTAAAGGAAGGGTGAATTAACCCTTTCACAGGGGATGCAGAGTTTGTGGGGATAGGCACGCCGTTACATTCAATGGCCCCATTAGCGAGCTCTGGAACACTGTGGGAGGAGGGTTTCAGAGTCTCCACTCTGGGATTAGTGCATGCCTTCTGCATTAGGAATGGgtaggagagaaaaagaaaaaagcagaagACTTGTTTAATCTgacaatgctactactactactactactactactacttttggctgctcccattagggatcgccacagcagatcatccatttccatctctccctgttctctgcatctttctgtgtcacaccaaccacctgcatgtcctccctcactacatccataaacctcctctttggccttcctcttttcctcttgcctggcagctccatcttcagcatccttctcccaatatacccagtatctctcctccgcacatgtccaaaccatctcaatcttgtctgtaaatgttctcattcatccaggtcatggttatccaaatatatatataccacggatatataccacgtccagttgcacttgattcaactcctttgaacatctcaatcttgcctctcttgctttgtctccaaactgtccaacctgagctgtccctctaatatactcattcctattcctgtccttcttcatccatccacccatccattatccaagccacttatcctaatcagggtagcgggatgctggagcctatcccagcagtcattgggcagcaggcaaagagacaccctggacaggccgccagtccatcacagggccgacacattcacacctagggacaatttcgtatggctgattcacctgacctatactatgtctttggactgtgggaggaaaccggagcacccagaggaaacccaaacagacacatgcaaactctacacagaggatgacctggactgacccccgaggttggaccaccctggaggtcgaacccaggaccttcttgctgtgaggcggccacactaaccactgaaccaccgtgccacccccttCTTCAtcacaccccaaaaaaaaaatcttcaactcttccacctccagctctgctttctgtcttttcaccagttccaccatctccaaaccatacaacatagtagttggtctcactaccatcttgtaaaccttccctttaactctcgctgcTACTCTTATgacacaaatcactcctggcactcgtCTCCACTGAATCCACCCTGCCagaactctcttcttcacctctcttctgcactccccgttactttgaacagctgacttcaagtatttaaacttaaccatcttcgtcacctctactcctttccTCACCATtcagctgtcctccctcttgttcacacatatgtattccgtcttgctcctactgactttcattcctcttctctccagtgcatacctccacttctccaggctctcctcaacctgctccctactctcacaatgtcatccgtgaacatcagtccgcggagactcctgcccaatcttgtctgtcaacctgtccatcaccattgcaaacaagaaagggctcagaaacgatccttgatgtaatcccacctccaccttgaacccatccgtcactacTACTGCAtatctcaccactgtcacgctGCCCTCATATATATTCAtaaccacccctacatacttctctgccactcccaactttctacaataccacacctcctctctcggcaccctgtcatatgctttctctaaatacacaaagacacaatgtaactccttctgaccttctctatacttctccacaaACACTCTAAGAGCAAGCCACATCTGTAgttctctttcgtggcatgaaaccatactgctgctcgctaatcatcacctctcctcttaacctagcttccactactctttcccatatcttcatgctgtggctgatcaactttacacctctgtagttactacagctctgcacatcacccttattcttgaaaatcggtaccagtatacttcttcttcactcctcaggcatctgaCATAATCTGACAATGCCACTATTCAACAATAACCAGTGTAACATTTTGTCACACCATACGCACCGTTCTGTTATCTGGAGAATGTGTCGCCTCTGTATACAAGGCTCCAGGACCTGTGAGTAAAATGATTAAGACACTTTTTATTAGGTTTAAAGTTTCCTTCGATGGGCGTGAGGCCCAAATTCCAGTTACTTGCAACTGCTACTTGCTTAACACCAAGTAAACCTAATTTCGGCTGCATTTTtgatggttttttttgtttttttatgagcTAAAAATCTAATTTCATCTTTGCTAAGGCACTACCCTCAACTAAGACTGAAGTTTTTTTAGTAACAGCTTCATACTAAGATATACAGCTTAATATTAATAGATCAACTTCTTATCAAAGCATGTAGGCTAAGGAAAAGTACCTCCCCATTCAGTCAGCTCTGCCTCCAGCTTGACTTGTGGACATTCTAATTAAAGAATGATTGACGCTCAACCGCATCAAAACTTTGTTGTTTGAAAACCACATAACACCTCATTTGAGAGCTAGCTCAGTGCATCACAGAACTCAaaataaacacaacacaaaaatagGCTTAGGTGTCAGATAATATACCAGGGAGGAATGCACCAGAACAAATATAAAGGGAAGCTTCAGGTTAATTTCCCATTATGCACTTATAAAGAACAACAACAATTACAACGTTACTTGCCTTCAGTGGTGGGCAACTGGAGGGACTCAGAGTGTAACAGTGGATATGACGCTCTCCTCTTCAAGCCCAAATCATCACAGGAAGAGAACTGCCTGCTCAGAAAATAGTAATTATAAGGGAGACAAAAGCACAGGATGTAATACATTTGTCAAGATATGATCTAAACTTCTTTGATCACTTAAGATTCCAGCTTCGATGTTTTCAATAAATAGTCAAATCAATTAACAGACTTAATGAGTAGAAGCCATTAGTGGTAACGTCAGGGGCTAGCGTTGATACAAAGTTATCCATTGCTATTTGAAATGTAACCTCTTTTCTAGAGCCTCACATTTTCTATCATAGTTATTTTTGCAAAGGAAATATCTTCtagattgttttgttttgctgtacTTTATATCGTAAAAGAGATGCTTTACACAGCCTCATTTGTTTTCACAGCAAAGTGTAAACAGCAAACTGCATACAGTTGACTGGCTACCTTTCAGGACAGCAGTAGCTGTAACTCTTGGATGTTGGCGGCTCTGGTTCTCCAGCTGGTGACATAGTGGACATGCGGCAATGGTTGGCACACAGCAGCAAGCCCAGCAACAGACACAGCACCAGAGACAGCAGTAGGTAACTCTGCCTGTCTGACACCTAAGAGAAGCACCATCAATTATCAACGGATCGTTGGCAAAGACACTGCAGTGCATGATATCAATTTGTACAGATGAAAACTTACTAAAGGAGTGAGTGTAAAACAACAGGGAGAGGTAATTCTCATTAGGAGATTTGGTCTCCTACCCTATGCACCAGTTATTGCTGAAGACATTAAAAGAGCATCTGAAAACTTTCAGAAGCTTAATCAGTAAATTTAAAAAGCATTTAATAGCATTATAACTCTATACTCTCTTGCTCACCCTCTTCCACCTCTGGAAGACTACTGTATATGCCCACATCTTAAGAGTCAAGCTCATCATCAAGACTTTTCTCTTACCAGGCCCCAAAATAGAGTGAATTCCAATCCTCAATCTGGGCGGCAGACTTGCATAGTTcattcaagaaaggcctaaaGCGTCCCAGTCCTATCTTAACCCATTGATGGCTTTTAAGTGATGACTGCGATATAGATTTGTGGCACTGTTCAGCTACTTTTGAATCCCCAATTGCATGTGTCACTATTGGCAATATTCCCTTGCACACCAATTGCACCAGATAtatactcttggctatgatattgTCATTCACTTCTCTAAAATGTCTGTAGGTGACACATAACTAGATCTTCCAATTGCTGATGCTCTTTGTTGGTTGCTTTGaaaaaaagcatctgctaaatgagaatCTGTAAATGTAAGATAATTTCTTAAACCATGAGACAGGACTCAAAACAGGCTGTAGTTCTGTTTGCTGTAATTATCTTGTAATGGCGTCGGTGTCTTAATATACCTTGGTTACTATTTAGAGACAAGCACCTTTGAGAAAAACATTTTCTGCCTGGAGATTTGCATGTACCTCACTCTGCAGCTGGCTGACCCTGATCGACAGGTTGAGAACAAGCTGAGTCACATTCTCCAGCTGACCCTGCAGGGACTGAATGGATTCTGTCTGCCGCTGGTCCTGCAGGGAGACAGGATAATaaatcaggcagacaatcacatgcaaaaaaacaaaaaaaaccccaaaaaaacaaaaaacaaagacaaaacaaaaacaaaacataagacTTGACTACATCTGCAGTAGTCCGGAATGTTAGATATTATCAACAAATAAACTGGCAGGCATTTAGAAAGTGTGTAAGAAACAAAAAGTCTGAAGAAAGAGTCTTTTGATTTGAAAAGGAAGCAATTACTCAGTTGTGTGGCCATTTTGGATCTATCCTTATAGGTATCCTGATTGATCACAAAATGGAAATAGAATATTTTGATGAGCATATCATACACAAAACATGGAGTCTGTGTGAAAAAACTCCTGTGGACCCACATTTGCTTCCCCCCCATCACTCACTTGCTCCTCAGCTATCCTGGAGGTGTTTTGGAGTTTAATGATGGTTTTGTTGAAAGCACGCTGCATCTCTTCCATTTGTTTTCGATACCTTAAACGGAAACAGAATAAAGGGCAAAACATCAGCAGGGTGTGACTATAATTAAGATCTGAGCTcagttaaagggaaatttcacccatTTTTTTTGTATGaacaatcagtactgatgagcaATATGGTCAGTTGAATCATTAAGGTCCTCACTGTGTAATATACTGACGGCGAAATTAGTGTTGTCCTGCTCAGTCTTTGCCACAGCGCCTACTGTACTAGAATGCATTGTGCGCAAGCCTCTATATCGTCATCCATAAAACCCTCtgcgctagtgttgtgggacgtcatttcTGCTGTCAGAAACATAGCTTAgccgagagaatgaggatgtggtttttgaacagcgtgtttagagcagattagagtattagaaaccctgctaggctgtagttttttgGGCCGCCAACTGATGTTGCGATATGTCACTTGGCGGCCGGAAAAAAACTATTTCACTGCGACaccagagatgcagaaatgattGAGAGCATCTGCAGGTGTTTTTTATCCACCAGCCTTGTCGCAAATACTACACAGAGACAAGGTTTAAAATAAGGTGATaaggtgaattttccctttagaATCAGACGACTTGTATTCAACCACAGCCTGGTTACAATTTGCCTGTTGTTCTAATGTGCTGGCCTGCATCTCCTGCCTGACTCTGTTTCTTACCTCTGGCTAAGCTGTTCCAGGTAGCGCCCACTGAGCGACATGTTCATCTCCAGGGCCTTGATTCGATTGTTGAGTCTCATGAACACAGATTCTTTCTGACTAGAGCCATGAACCTGGTTCCCATTGCCCTGCTCCATGCCGTTTGACAGCTCTGCATAGAactctgaggaggaggaggaggaggaaggggtagAGGCAGGAGAGGAGGGGCGGGGCACTTGACCATTGCCGTTGGATGATGTGAAGATTATATCCTCCACAAGGTCCTCCACTTTGGTGTCAGTGCTAGAGGACAGGCCATTAGAAGACAAAGGTTCTGTGACGGTGTTTGGAGCAAGGTGAGATGACTCAGGGGTGCTGCTGCCATTGTCTGGTATAGATGGAGGAGCAGGCTGTTGTTCTGAGGGGGTAGGGATTGTAGGGTAGGGGAATTGGGGCTGATCTTCTATATCTGGTATCTGGGTTGGGGCATCTAACCCTTCTGGGTAAAAATCGGTGGTGGGTTTCTCATCTTTTAGGGGCAGTACAATCTGATCCACTACAACACTACTGGTGGGTTTTACTGAGACAGGGGTGGAGGTGGCAATATTTAGTGGAGGCTCCTTATGCTTCTCCTCCATCTGCACATCCTTGCTCCCCCCTGGTGTCAGCTCAATGAGCTGGTCTTTACTAGAAAGTTGCAGGGAAAGGGTGGGTGTGGCAGTGGGAGACTCGGTGCTACTGGGTTTGGGGAGGTTTGTTGTCTGACTGGGCTCCAACAGTGGAGGCTCAGGCCTGAAATCTTTTTGAGTCACAATGAGGTCCCCAAGAGAATCTGATGCCTCTACGTGGCtggcctctctctcaccctgcccATAGGCAGTTTCTTTTTCCTGAAGCTGAAGCATTTCAGTGTGGGGCACCTGGGGTTCAGGGCaagcagaggaggagaggggaagctgCTGCGAGGATGGTGTTTGTATGTGGGGAGGAATCGTTGGCTCTCTCTTCAGAGTTTGGCATATCCTCAGTTTAAATAACAGGGCATCACACTGTTGGTGGAGATACTCCTGGAGGGAAGCTGAGCAGGAGCAGGATGGAACAAATGAGGAAGATGAAAATAAAAGGAGTGGTGCACAGTAGTCCAAGCTCTCTTGCTGTCGCCAAAGCGGCTCATCCTTCACTTCCTCTAAGTCCTTTTCCATTTCCAGAAGGATGACTGTGGGATTTGTTGGTTCCTCCTCCTTTTCCTGGAGAGGAGTGACCATCCTTTCCTCAGATATGGGGAGCTCTGGCTGGGTAGGTTTCTCTGGAACAGGGGGCTCTGATGAAGGCGTGTCTTCTGTGGGGTAAAGAGACTGCAGGGAGGCCTCCACCTTGTCAATGTCAGGCCTAAAGAGACAGAAGGACCCTGAATTTAAGAAgtcatacagaaaaaaaaaagaaaaaaaaacaataaaaacaaatataaaaaATCCCCCAGCAAAATAGTTAATTGGATGGCAATTAATGTGCAACCAACAGTAGCtctgggggaataaaaaaaaaaaaattaaatgaatcAAACTTAAAATGACAAAGAAACAATATGAATATTAAGATTATTGCTCTGACCAAATATTTATCATTACATGGAACTTTGAGGTCATTGTCTCTCAGGTCACTTTCAGTtttacttctttcttttcttttttttttttttgccttggtgCACAAACTAAGGGTACTGTACTGTATTTAGtcaagtaaaaaagaaaaattacaGCATATCAGCATAGTTCCCTCTGTTTTTTCACTCTGTGTCCTATATGTCATCTATCAGTTTTCATTTGTGGTAATCTGTTCAAGTTCATGTTACAGTTAAAACCTTTGGTATAAAGTAAAAAATACACTTCTTTCACTGAGCTTAGTTAAGCTTTACTTATTTTCTGTTCGAATGATTCCCAATTGGGAAGATGATGGTGTCTTGCCATGTTCAATGGGATCAATGATGGTTTTAAAACACAAAAGTAGTGAACAAAGTTAATTTTTCCCTGAGCTTTGTTAATGCATTTGACTTGGTGAAAGTTTGTTGATATTGCAGCAGCAAATATGTCCACATTCTCTTGATTTCTCATTAGATGTTACATGTATCTCATGGGTGATGAATCACTTACTGATCCTAGTATGTGGATTGCAGTTGATTGCAGTTTTTATGATTGTGCTACGTCATAAAAACAACAGTAACCATGCTGTCTGCTACGATGGATACAGGTCCTGCTCTGTGTAATCAGTTACAGTTATGTAGACGCACCAATCATAAGCCATCTGCCATTTTGACTACTACTTTCAAAATGCAAAATGGATTCATGTTTTATAAATCGCTTCACTCACAAACAACAGCATATTTCTGTCACTACCGGGCATTTCTTTTATGTGAAGCCGACAATCATGAGTCCTTCCGTGTAATAATAATGTAATGCAGTGTAATGGTGGTAAGTCATATACATCACTCAACTATAgtgaacaaaaaaagaaacaacactTGGCAATTTACATCACAAATTGGCAAATTTAGCTCTGCCCTTACTTTAAACATTTTACTTCGGAATGGAATTATCAATGTGGGGTATAAGTACACACTGTCAGCTTTCATTTGAAGGCACTTTTATCCAAATCAAATTTTCTGTTTAATATTTATTACACTTTGTATATAGTCCCCCAAATTTCGACGCAAACGTACAATTCCCCAGTGTTGTATTTATTTCTATGTCCAGTATGGGCTATTCAATAATAATTAAAGATAAAGGACAGTGGTATTCTTACAAATCTTCTTACTGTGGTTATACTTCAGGCTTTA is a genomic window of Lampris incognitus isolate fLamInc1 chromosome 14, fLamInc1.hap2, whole genome shotgun sequence containing:
- the LOC130123769 gene encoding SUN domain-containing ossification factor-like isoform X3; protein product: MMMTTLSWRVVSVWLIVALASRYHVRCTEQHQETQSSMPKEDISLEEEPGETTYHHKIEENRMSHIQSLSEDDLLTLGVGEDQAEEEPVTQELDRKEEDAEVFEVEEPASEVELEPEKGLAEPKAEAVQDPEKQHLEASVIQDKESDSSELLPPSSDPTHAPAAEPEDPPSIPTSQDLTPNHMSDAVVLDVDALELSDDDPAPADCEAGEANPYDKESSPPVVLENTSNAHTAGTKTQLDPSLSPQTGHSTQPLGSNTSHMLMEQGLSSPIITDTDSSVGNKDPEDIPTFDEWKRKMMEVEKEKTQATHTSTNGGTAPAKKVQKNFNNYASVECGAKILGANPEAKSTAAILKENVDLYMLNPCSNKIWFIIELCEPIQLKQLDIANFELFSSTPKDFLVSISDRYPTNKWLKLGTFHARDERTVQSFPLDEHLYAKYVKVELVSHFGSEHFCPLSLIRVFGTSMVEEYEEIAYPPERPDDPDEDFDSPSGYVPGEVKSSKNLIGSAKDVILNMVNNIAVNVLGGGSETQGNFSTLETNLTEPSSLVDTTTQTTATNLHPLLPDIDKVEASLQSLYPTEDTPSSEPPVPEKPTQPELPISEERMVTPLQEKEEEPTNPTVILLEMEKDLEEVKDEPLWRQQESLDYCAPLLLFSSSSFVPSCSCSASLQEYLHQQCDALLFKLRICQTLKREPTIPPHIQTPSSQQLPLSSSACPEPQVPHTEMLQLQEKETAYGQGEREASHVEASDSLGDLIVTQKDFRPEPPLLEPSQTTNLPKPSSTESPTATPTLSLQLSSKDQLIELTPGGSKDVQMEEKHKEPPLNIATSTPVSVKPTSSVVVDQIVLPLKDEKPTTDFYPEGLDAPTQIPDIEDQPQFPYPTIPTPSEQQPAPPSIPDNGSSTPESSHLAPNTVTEPLSSNGLSSSTDTKVEDLVEDIIFTSSNGNGQVPRPSSPASTPSSSSSSSEFYAELSNGMEQGNGNQVHGSSQKESVFMRLNNRIKALEMNMSLSGRYLEQLSQRYRKQMEEMQRAFNKTIIKLQNTSRIAEEQDQRQTESIQSLQGQLENVTQLVLNLSIRVSQLQSEVSDRQSYLLLSLVLCLLLGLLLCANHCRMSTMSPAGEPEPPTSKSYSYCCPERQFSSCDDLGLKRRASYPLLHSESLQLPTTEGPGALYTEATHSPDNRTKACTNPRVETLKPSSHSVPELANGAIECNGVPIPTNSASPVKGLIHPSFRDSPTEGSSEGSSQSDDPSFCGITKACTRICEGLPAPKTRAEKRALRRRRPKSSCTVVDLVQAPRRDKSASLPISTFQDLVSRKKEQSSGTFRVNAALSGSV